The genomic interval GCGCCGAGACCTTGACGCCGGGCAGGTTGATGCCCTTGCGGTCCTTGAGCACCCCGCCGACCTTGACCCGACAGCGCACCTCCTCGCCCTGGGCGCCGAGCACCTCGAGTTCCATCAGCCCGTCGTCAAGCAGAATGCGATCACCCACCACAACGTCGCCGGGCAGGGCCTGGTAGATGGTGGGGATCAGGCCGTCGGCGCCGAGCACCTCGCGGGTGGTGATGGTGACTTCGCGCCCGGTTTCGAGCAGCATCTTGCCCCCCGCCATGAGCCCGGTGCGGATCTTGGGTCCCTGCAGGTCGCCGAGGATGGCCACGGCGCGCCGTCGCCGCACCGAGAGCTCGCGGATGGTGCGGATCCAGCGGATGCGGTCGTCGCGGCTGCCGTGGGAAAAATTGATGCGAAAAACATCGGCGCCGGCCTCCATCAGGGCGAACAGCATGTCTTCGCTCGCGCAGGCCGGACCAACGGTGGCCACAATCTTGGTGCGACGGAACATAGGCGAAATCTCCCGATTCATGAAAAAAACAAAAAGACCCTCGTCCCGGCGGGAAAAGGGTCTCCGATGCCGGCGGGCGCGTCTTCTCGCCGACCGTCAATGATGATAGCGCCCCTGGTACTGGGTGTGGGCGCGATCCGGCCCCTTGTGGCAGCGAAAGCAGCGCTGCTCGGTGATTTTCTGCTGCTCCAGGGTCGAGGGTTCGGGGGGCAGCACCGAGGTGGGCTGCTGCCAGGCGGGCACGCCGCTTTCATCGCTGAGGCTGACCGGCGCCAGGGTGACGCTCCAGTCGTGGCTGATGGGCAACTGATGGCACTGATCGCAGCCGCCCGGCGGCGGAATCGCCTTCCACGAGCCGACCATGGCGCAGCCCAGCAGGCTTGCGCCCAGGGCCAAAAACAGCAGAAATCCCTTCATGATGCGCCCTTTCCTTGAAAAAACCGGTGACATCATAACACAGGGATCGACGATGGCAAACGGCAAAACCGGTTGCCCCCCACAGTCCCTCGTGCTAGCATGCATCTTTTCAAACCCTTGGAAAAAGGTTGGTTTTTTGTATGTCCGCGACACGCATCCTGAAATATCTGAGTCTTCTCGCCCTGCTGGCCGTGCTCGGCGGCGCCGCCGTGCTCGGCGGGGCCTATTACTACGTGGCGGGTGATCTGCCCCGCGTCGATTCCCTCGCCGACTACCGGCCGCCCATCATCACCCGCGTCCTGGCCGAGGACGGCACGGTGATCGCCGAATACTCGCGGGAGCGGCGCATCGTGGTGCCCGTCGAGCGCCTGCCGCAGCAACTGGTGAATGCCTTCGTCGCCGCCGAGGATGCCCAGTTTTTCAGCCATCCGGGCATCGATTTCTGGTCGATCCTGCGCGCCGCCATCCGCAATGTGCAGGCCGGCGGCATCGTCCAGGGCGGCAGCACCATCACCCAGCAGGTGGCCAAGAGCATGCTGCTCACCCCGGAGCGCAAGTTCTCGCGCAAGTTCAAGGAGGCGATCCTCGCCTACCGCATGGAGCAAAAGCTCTCCAAGGAGGGCATCCTCTACCTCTATCTCAACCAGATCTATCTCGGCCACGCCGCCTACGGCGTGCAGGCGGCCGCCGAAAACTACTTCAACAAGGACGTGCAGGACCTGAGCCTCGCCGAATGCGCCATGCTCGCCGGTCTGCCCCAGGCGCCGAGCCGCTATTCGCCCTACAGCAACTTCGAGCGCGCCAAGGAGCGCCAGCGCTACGTGCTCAACCGCATGGCCGAGGAGGGCTATATCAGCGCCGACGAAGCGCGGGCGGCCTTTGCCGAGGAGCTCACCATTCACCCGCGCCTCAACCGCCACATCGCCGGCGCCGCCTATTTCACCGAGCAGGTGCGCCGTTACCTGGAACAGAACTACGGCGAGGAACTGCTCTACAGCGGCGGACTGGAGGTGCACACCTCCATGAATCTCGCCATGCAGCAGGCCGCCCAGGCGGCGGTGCGCGACAACCTGCGCGAGCACGACCGGCGCCGCGGCTATCGCGGGCCCCTGCGGGTGCTCGCCCCGGGCGCGATCGAGGCATTCCTCGCCGGGCAACGCGACGCCCTGGGCTCCCAGCCGCCGGCCCCCGATACGGTGCTTGAAGCCGTGCTCACCGGCGGCGACGAGCGCAACCTGCGCCTCAAGGTGGGCGGCTGGCAGGCGAGCCTGAGCCGCAACGAGGCGCGCTGGGCCGGCACCATCGAGGTGGTCGCCGCCGATCGCGAACCGCGCGGCAACGCCGAGGGCGGCGGGCGCACCCGCCTGCCCCTGGGTTCGGTCCTGCAGACGCGCCTGAGCAAGGTCAACGCCGACGGCTCCCTGGTGCTGAGCCTGGAGCAGGAACCCCTCGCCCAGGGCGCTTTGGTCGCCGTCGATCCGCGCAACGGCCTGGTGCGCGCCATGGTCGGCGGCTATGACTTTTCCACCAGCCAATTCAACCGCGCCACCCAGGCCCGGCGCCTGCCCGGCTCGGCGATCAAGCCGCTGATCTACGCCGCCGCCCTCGACCGGGGCTACACGCCTGCCTCCATCATCCTCGACAGCCCGCTGATCTACCGCCAGGCCGGGGGCACCGAGTGGCGGCCGAAAAACTACGACGACAAGTTCAACGGCCCGACCAGCTTTCGCGACGCCCTCGCCCAGTCGCGCAACATCCCAACCATCAAGATCCTCGAGGACATCGGCGTGGGCTATGCCGCCAACTACGCGCGCAAGCTCGGCATCGAATCGCCCCTGCCGCGCGATCTGACCCTGGCCCTGGGCTCGGCGGCCATGACGCCCATGGAACTGACCACCGCCTACAGCGTCTTCGCCAGCGGCGGGGTGCGCCACACGCCGACCTACATCCTGCGCATCAAGGACCGCGACGGACGCATCCTCGAGTCCATCGACCCCGCCGATTTCCCAGCGGGCGTCGGCCCCGGCCAGCGTCTGCTGCGCCCCGCGCCGGAGCGGGTCATCTCGCCCACCACCGCCTATCTCATCAACAACCTCATGGAGAGCGTGGTCCAGGACGGCACCGGGCAGCGCGCCAAGGTGCTCAACCGGCCGGTGGCGGGCAAGACCGGCACCACCAACGAACTCAAGGATGCCTGGTTCATCGGCTACGTGCCGCAGCTGGTCGCCGCCTCCTGGGTCGGCCACGACCAGGAGCGCACCCTCGGACGCCAGGAAACCGGCGCCCGCGCCGCGCTGCCGGCGTGGATCAGCTTCATGCAGGAGGCGCTCAAGGAACTGCCCGCGGAGCATTTCGCCGTGCCCGACAATCTGGAGTTTCGCCCCATTGATCCGCGCAACGGCCTGCTCACCACCGAGGACGCCGATCACATGATCATCGAGGCCTTCGCCCCGGGCAGCGCCCCGACCCGCTACGCCATGGACCAGCCCCAGCTGCGGGCGCAGGATTTCTTTCGACTCGATCTGGAGGAATTGCGCTGAGGGCGCTTCAGGGAACGGCGGGCAGCAGCTGGGGAGGAAGCTCGTGCCCCTGCTGCCGCCAGTAATGGACCGCGCCGGGGTGTAGAGGAATTTCCAGATCCTGCAGGGCCGCCTCCGGAGTCAAATCCGCCAGGGCCGGATGGACCTTGCGCAAGGCCTTTAGCCCCTCCTCGCTGAAGAGCCCCTCGAGGATGCGCCAGACCATGTCCCGCGAGAGCTCTCGCGAAGCCGCCAGCAGGGCGGTGTCGGCAAAACTCGTTACCGCCCGCTCCTGACCGGGATAGGTGCCGGACGCGATCTGCACCGGCCGATAGAAGGGATGGAGGTCGAAGAAATGTCCGCCGTGGGCCGCCTCCCGCAGGTTGAGCAGGCGCAGCGGCACTTGCCGCGTGGCCGCGGCAAAGGAGGCGCTCGGCACGCCGACCAGCTCCCACACCGCCACCAGGTTGCCGCGCAGCAGCTCGGCGATGGCCATGTCGTAGCCCAGATACACCGGCACGATCTGATCCCAGATGCCCAGGGCGCGAAAATAGCGCTCGGCGGCCTGCGCCGCGCCGGAGCCGGGATTGCCGACGGCGACCCGCGCGCCGCGCAGCTGTGACGGCATGGTAATGCGACTGCTGGCAGGCACCGCGAGCTGCGCCACCGCATCATAGAGCCGCGTCAGGGCCTGAACCCTGTCGACCGCCGCCGCGCCCGGCTCCCTGCCGTAAACATCCCCCGCGTAGATCAGCGCCAGATCCAGCTTGCCCTCCTGCAACCCGCGCAGATTTGCGCTGGAGCCCGCGCTGCGCTCGACCACGAAGCGCACGCCGGGATGGGCGGGCTGGAGAATCTCCCGCAGACCTTCCGCCACCACCTGAAAAGTGCCCCCCGCCGGACCACCACCCAAACGCAGGGCGCGACCGCGCTTTTCACATCCCGCCGCGGCCCAGACGACCAGCAGCAGGCTCAGCAGCGCGGCAAGCTTCAAGGCGGATCTGCGCATAAGACTCCTTCAGCGCGACTTGGCGACCCCCACGCGGGGGCACGACGAGCTCACCGGACACCGGGAGCAATGAGGCGTCGGCGCCTTGCAGATGCGCCGTCCGTGAAAAATCAGCACATGCCCGGCCTGCGTCCATTTCGCGCGCGGCAGCAACCGACACAGATCCTCCTCGATCTGCCGCGGATCCTGCGCGCGGGTCCAGCCCAGGCGCAACGCAAGGCGCTTGACGTGGGTGTCGACCACCATCGCCGCCTCGCCGAAGGCCACGCCGCGCACCACATGAGCGGTCTTGCGGCCCACGCCCGGCAATCGCACCAGCGCATCAAGCGCTCGCGGCACTTCGCCGCCGTGGTCTTCCAGCAGCATCCGCGCCGCGGCCTGGATGTTACGCGCCTTGGCGCGAAAAAACCCCGTGGAGCGAATCAGCTCTTCAAGCTCGCCGAGATCGGCCGCCGCCGTGGCGGCGGCGTCGGGGCAGCGCGCGAACAAAAGCGGGGTCACCTGGTTGACGCGCTCGTCGGTGCATTGGGCGGAGAGCATGGTGGCCACCAGCAGCTGCCAGGGATCGGCGTGATGCAGGGCGCAATGGGCATCGGCGTGGGCCTGCTCAAGCCGGGCAAGCACCTCCAGGGCCCGCCGTCGGGCGCGCGCCGCCGGACCTTTTGCCGAGCCATCCACAGATTTCACAGCCTTATCCACAACCCTGCCCCTTTCAACTCGCCGCGACCTCCATGCCGCTGCGCTTGAGTTCCTTGACCCGGAGGGTGCAGGCCGGATCCTGGATTTCCGCGGTGAGGATCAGGGGCAGATGCGAGGCGGCGCGGCGCGCCAGGGGCGAGCGCAGGATGCGGGCGTCGAGCACGCGAATCTTGCCCTTGAGATAAGCGCGATCGCGGCCGATGAGGGGAAAGCATGCCGGGTAGGTGGCGCTCCACAGGGGTCGCACGGCCTGGCGCAGGCGCAGGTTGAGCTCCAGATTGGCCAGGGTCCAGACGATATCGCCAAAATCGCCGAGGGCGATGGTCGGACAGACCAGGGCGTCATCGCCGAGCAGATCACGGCTGAGCAGATTATGGATCTGGCGGCCGCGACGGCCGAAGGCGCTGCTCAGCCGCAGGTTGAACAGGTGCAGACGCTTGCCGCGCACGTCGGCGTCGCCGCGCAGGCAGCAGCCCCCCTCGCCGAGGTCGTAGCTGCGCAACCCCGCCAGGGGAAAATAGGAGAGAAAGGCGTTGCCGCCGCACAGCTCCCGGGCGTAGCCGGTCATGCCGAGGCGTTTTTCCAGCTGGTGCAATTGCCCGCGACCGGGATCGGTGTCGATGTCCTGCAAGGCGACGATATCCGGCCGACCCTCGGCGATAACCGCGGCGATGCGCTCGGGATCGATGTTCCCGTCGCCGCCCCGGCAGCGGCCGACCTGATAGGTCATGATGCGGATGGTGGCGGACATGCGCGAGGAGCTCTCCCCAAGCAACCAGGGTTGAAGACAAGAATTCCTTGTTCCCCGACAGCGGACAAGCAGGGAAAATTATAATGGATCGTCCCCGAAACTCCAGAAAGAAACGCGCTTGCCCCGGCCCTGTCCGCTTCGGCGCCCCCAAAAAAAGGCGGATCACCCGCCGGGGGCATCCGCCTTGAAATTGCTTTTTTCGCGAAGCTCAGGGTTGGCCTT from Geoalkalibacter sp. carries:
- a CDS encoding penicillin-binding protein 1A, with translation MSATRILKYLSLLALLAVLGGAAVLGGAYYYVAGDLPRVDSLADYRPPIITRVLAEDGTVIAEYSRERRIVVPVERLPQQLVNAFVAAEDAQFFSHPGIDFWSILRAAIRNVQAGGIVQGGSTITQQVAKSMLLTPERKFSRKFKEAILAYRMEQKLSKEGILYLYLNQIYLGHAAYGVQAAAENYFNKDVQDLSLAECAMLAGLPQAPSRYSPYSNFERAKERQRYVLNRMAEEGYISADEARAAFAEELTIHPRLNRHIAGAAYFTEQVRRYLEQNYGEELLYSGGLEVHTSMNLAMQQAAQAAVRDNLREHDRRRGYRGPLRVLAPGAIEAFLAGQRDALGSQPPAPDTVLEAVLTGGDERNLRLKVGGWQASLSRNEARWAGTIEVVAADREPRGNAEGGGRTRLPLGSVLQTRLSKVNADGSLVLSLEQEPLAQGALVAVDPRNGLVRAMVGGYDFSTSQFNRATQARRLPGSAIKPLIYAAALDRGYTPASIILDSPLIYRQAGGTEWRPKNYDDKFNGPTSFRDALAQSRNIPTIKILEDIGVGYAANYARKLGIESPLPRDLTLALGSAAMTPMELTTAYSVFASGGVRHTPTYILRIKDRDGRILESIDPADFPAGVGPGQRLLRPAPERVISPTTAYLINNLMESVVQDGTGQRAKVLNRPVAGKTGTTNELKDAWFIGYVPQLVAASWVGHDQERTLGRQETGARAALPAWISFMQEALKELPAEHFAVPDNLEFRPIDPRNGLLTTEDADHMIIEAFAPGSAPTRYAMDQPQLRAQDFFRLDLEELR
- the nth gene encoding endonuclease III, which encodes MKSVDGSAKGPAARARRRALEVLARLEQAHADAHCALHHADPWQLLVATMLSAQCTDERVNQVTPLLFARCPDAAATAAADLGELEELIRSTGFFRAKARNIQAAARMLLEDHGGEVPRALDALVRLPGVGRKTAHVVRGVAFGEAAMVVDTHVKRLALRLGWTRAQDPRQIEEDLCRLLPRAKWTQAGHVLIFHGRRICKAPTPHCSRCPVSSSCPRVGVAKSR
- a CDS encoding TAXI family TRAP transporter solute-binding subunit — protein: MRRSALKLAALLSLLLVVWAAAGCEKRGRALRLGGGPAGGTFQVVAEGLREILQPAHPGVRFVVERSAGSSANLRGLQEGKLDLALIYAGDVYGREPGAAAVDRVQALTRLYDAVAQLAVPASSRITMPSQLRGARVAVGNPGSGAAQAAERYFRALGIWDQIVPVYLGYDMAIAELLRGNLVAVWELVGVPSASFAAATRQVPLRLLNLREAAHGGHFFDLHPFYRPVQIASGTYPGQERAVTSFADTALLAASRELSRDMVWRILEGLFSEEGLKALRKVHPALADLTPEAALQDLEIPLHPGAVHYWRQQGHELPPQLLPAVP
- a CDS encoding cytochrome C; the encoded protein is MKGFLLFLALGASLLGCAMVGSWKAIPPPGGCDQCHQLPISHDWSVTLAPVSLSDESGVPAWQQPTSVLPPEPSTLEQQKITEQRCFRCHKGPDRAHTQYQGRYHH
- a CDS encoding endonuclease/exonuclease/phosphatase family protein is translated as MSATIRIMTYQVGRCRGGDGNIDPERIAAVIAEGRPDIVALQDIDTDPGRGQLHQLEKRLGMTGYARELCGGNAFLSYFPLAGLRSYDLGEGGCCLRGDADVRGKRLHLFNLRLSSAFGRRGRQIHNLLSRDLLGDDALVCPTIALGDFGDIVWTLANLELNLRLRQAVRPLWSATYPACFPLIGRDRAYLKGKIRVLDARILRSPLARRAASHLPLILTAEIQDPACTLRVKELKRSGMEVAAS